DNA from Megasphaera vaginalis (ex Bordigoni et al. 2020):
ATGACCGGCCCAATGCCGGGCAGCGTCACCAACTGCCGCTCGTCGGCCTGATTGAGATGAACCTTGCCGTCGTCGGGAGCCGCGCCGCCGGGAGCGCCGTCCAGATCATAAGGAATGTGAATGTGCGTGCCGTCGGCGGCGGGAGCCGCATAATTAACGGCGCCGTTATCGGCATACGGCAGTACGTCACCGGCGGCATGGACGACATCGCCGACGCGTACGTCACCGGGAAAAGAATAGACGCCGGGCCGCCTGACGGCGCCGCTGATATAGACATAGGCATCGCGATGCTGCGGCTCCTTCGGCTGCGCCACATCTGCCGTCAGCGCCGCCGGCGCGAAATCCTTATCCCATATGTCCCGGCCGGCAAGGAAAAAAAGAAAAATAAAAAGAAGAATGACAAGCAGTACTTTTTTCATCAGGGATCCTCCTCTCCTCTATGGAAGAGAACCTTCTCCGTTTCCCTGCGGCGTCCTGCCGGACATCTTCTTTCTCATCAAACGTTAATCTTCATTTCATTTGCTTTTAATAAACTTACCAGTTCCCCTTTTTCCGCCAAAAACCGGGCCGAAGCATGACGAGAACGGTGAAGATCTCCAACCTGCCGACGAGCATGGAAAGGCAGAGAATCGTCTTGGAAAAAGAGGACAATTCCGCATACGTACACGTCGCGCCCGTAACGCCGAAAGCCGGGCCGATGCAGCCCATCGTCGTAATGCTGATGCCGATGGCGTCGAAACCGGCAATGCCGTCAAAAGTCAGAAGCGCGGCCCAAAAAGCGATAAAGACCATATACAGGAAAAAAAACTGCCCGACGCGGATGACGGTGCTGCCGTCTATTTCACAGCCATTCATCGTAACCGCCGCCAACCGCTTCGGAAAGGCGGCATGAACGGCCGCCGCCCACGCCGTGCGAACGAGGATGACGAGACGCGAAACCTTCAGCCCCGCCGCCGTCGAACCGGCGCAGCCGCCGCACAGCATGAGCAGCAGCAGGACACCCTTGGAAAAAGGCGGCCACAAGTCGTAGTCGGCGGAAACGAACCCCGTCGTGGCGATCGACGCGACCTGAAACGAAGCGAAACGCAGCGCCTCCGGCAAGGAAATCGCCAGCGACATCATCAAGTTGATGACGACCAGGCACGTACTGACTCCCAATATCGTCAAATACGCCTTGAACTCCGTATTGCGGCGCAGCACGGCAAAGCCCTTCTGGTAGACTCGGTAGTACAGGCCGAAATTGCCGCCTGCCAAGATCATAAAAAAGGTCATCCACCCTTCGATGGCCGGGCTTTCAAAACGGGCGGCGCTTTCGTTGTACGTCGAAAAGCCGCCGGCCGAAATCGTCGACAAGGCATGGTTGACGGCGCTGATAAGATCCATGCCGCAGCCGATAAATACGGCCAGCGCAATGACCGTAAACGCCATATACAGCTGAAAAAGGACCTGCGTCATCTCGCGCAGCCGCGGCAGCACCCGCTCCTTCGTCGGCCCCGCCGCTTCGGCGTTGTAGATATACGAAGAATCCTGTCCCGACTCGGGCAGTAAAGCGATGAAGATGACGACAATGCCGAGACCGCCGAGCCAGTGCGTCATGCTGCGCCAGAGGAGCAGACTCTGCGGCAGGACTTCCAAATCGTCGATAACCGTCGCCCCCGTGCCGGTAAAGCCGGAAATGCTTTCAAAAACGCCGTCGAGCAGGACCAGATGCCCGCTCAGCACATAAGGCAGCATCCCCAGTCCCGTCGCCAGCAGCCACCCCAGTCCGGTGATCGCAATGCCTTCGCGCATCGTCAGCAGCCGCTTTCGGACCTGCCCCCGGCGCAGCAGCACCAAGGCGGTGCCGAAACAACCGGCGGCGGCGCCGAAAAAGGCTACGGCCGCGTCTTCTCCCAATACCAGGGCCAAGGCCAACGGCAAGAGCATGACGGCAGACTCGGCCAGAGAAATTTTTCCCAGAAATTGACAGACAATACGAAAATTCACGGTTTCGACTCCTTCTTACCAACCCTTGCGGCGCCGCCAGAACGACGGCAGCAAAACCACCAGGACGGTAAAAGATTCCAACCGTCCCATAAGCATCGAAACGGCGACGACGACCTTGCTGAACGGATGCAGAGCGCTGTAGGTGCAGGTCGCGCCGAAGAGACCGAAGGCGGGGCCGCAGCTGCCCATCGTCGAAACGCTGACGCCGATGGCGTCAAAGGTGGGAACGCCGTCGCAGACGAGCAGCACCGTCCAAAGAACGTCGAGCAGAAAATAGACAAAGAAAAAGCGGCCGATACCGTACAAAACTTCGTCAGAATAAGCTTCGCCGTTGGAACGGACGGAAAAAACCTGCCGCCGCCGCAGGACATGGCGCAGCAAGATACCCGTCATTTTCAACAACAAGATCAGCCGCGTCACCTTCAGACCGCCTGCCGTCGAACCGGCGCAGCCGCCGACGAACATGAGCAGCAGCAGGATATATT
Protein-coding regions in this window:
- a CDS encoding helix-hairpin-helix domain-containing protein; this translates as MKKVLLVILLFIFLFFLAGRDIWDKDFAPAALTADVAQPKEPQHRDAYVYISGAVRRPGVYSFPGDVRVGDVVHAAGDVLPYADNGAVNYAAPAADGTHIHIPYDLDGAPGGAAPDDGKVHLNQADERQLVTLPGIGPVMAGQILEYRRRRGAFTSTEELKEIKGIGAAKWEQLKDLVEL
- a CDS encoding TrkH family potassium uptake protein, whose protein sequence is MNFRIVCQFLGKISLAESAVMLLPLALALVLGEDAAVAFFGAAAGCFGTALVLLRRGQVRKRLLTMREGIAITGLGWLLATGLGMLPYVLSGHLVLLDGVFESISGFTGTGATVIDDLEVLPQSLLLWRSMTHWLGGLGIVVIFIALLPESGQDSSYIYNAEAAGPTKERVLPRLREMTQVLFQLYMAFTVIALAVFIGCGMDLISAVNHALSTISAGGFSTYNESAARFESPAIEGWMTFFMILAGGNFGLYYRVYQKGFAVLRRNTEFKAYLTILGVSTCLVVINLMMSLAISLPEALRFASFQVASIATTGFVSADYDLWPPFSKGVLLLLMLCGGCAGSTAAGLKVSRLVILVRTAWAAAVHAAFPKRLAAVTMNGCEIDGSTVIRVGQFFFLYMVFIAFWAALLTFDGIAGFDAIGISITTMGCIGPAFGVTGATCTYAELSSFSKTILCLSMLVGRLEIFTVLVMLRPGFWRKKGNW